One window of the Desulfovibrio sp. genome contains the following:
- a CDS encoding epoxyqueuosine reductase QueH — MSGNYGSSITNEAQAAGVETPAAFSAAAAPETGSALSPKQGNSLLLHVCCGPCAVMPITRLLDEDFAVTAWFMNPNIQPLAEYLRRREAAGQCAERLGVPIIYADETWNITSWLRAVAGRDTPPARCAYCCESRIEAAFAFARQQGFAWVSSSLLYSRYQPHEVIKNAGETLAAQTGAPGFAYRDFRTDWQTGIDRSKAMELYRQPYCGCVYSESDRYQKQLLRCIKG; from the coding sequence ATGTCTGGAAATTATGGTTCGTCCATAACGAATGAAGCACAGGCAGCCGGGGTGGAAACCCCGGCTGCTTTTTCTGCTGCCGCCGCTCCCGAAACAGGAAGCGCCCTCAGCCCTAAGCAGGGCAACAGCCTGCTGCTGCATGTTTGCTGCGGGCCGTGCGCTGTCATGCCCATAACCCGCTTGCTGGACGAGGACTTTGCCGTTACCGCCTGGTTCATGAACCCCAATATCCAACCACTGGCAGAATACCTGCGCCGCCGCGAGGCAGCAGGCCAGTGCGCAGAGCGCCTGGGCGTGCCCATCATCTATGCCGACGAAACATGGAATATCACCAGCTGGCTGCGTGCCGTGGCCGGGCGCGACACCCCGCCCGCCCGCTGTGCCTACTGCTGCGAAAGCCGCATTGAGGCCGCCTTTGCCTTTGCCCGCCAGCAGGGCTTTGCGTGGGTGAGCAGCAGTCTGCTGTATTCACGCTACCAGCCGCACGAGGTCATCAAAAATGCGGGCGAAACGCTTGCCGCCCAAACGGGCGCGCCGGGCTTTGCCTACCGCGATTTTCGTACAGACTGGCAGACGGGTATTGACCGTTCCAAAGCCATGGAACTCTACCGCCAGCCATACTGCGGTTGCGTTTACAGCGAGTCAGACCGCTACCAGAAGCAGCTTTTACGGTGCATCAAGGGCTGA
- the speB gene encoding agmatinase has protein sequence MSPVNSLQSPRFCGIRTFMRQPAATTETPQTDISIIGVPFDSGVSYRPGTRFGPAAIREASTLLKPYCPELDVDVNEHFTIADHGDIDTIPGYMEDSFAAITSGLTPFFASKTLPVILGGDHSISLANLRAVHAAMGPVALLHFDAHSDTIPGYYGKPYNHGTPFYWALKEGLILPQHSTQIGIRGPLYSRSALDWPRQQGLRIIMGYEAHAMGLEAVIRETLARIGDAPVFLSFDIDFLDAAYAPGTGTPEVEGFTTYEAMTLVRGICSKCRTVGMDLVEVLPDKDVAGITALAGASVAFAFMAANAAWRRTMSAA, from the coding sequence ATGAGTCCGGTAAATTCCCTGCAATCACCGCGCTTTTGCGGCATCCGCACCTTCATGCGGCAACCGGCAGCCACAACAGAAACCCCGCAGACCGATATTTCCATCATCGGCGTACCCTTTGACAGCGGCGTTTCGTACCGCCCCGGTACCCGCTTTGGCCCGGCAGCCATCCGCGAAGCCTCCACCCTGCTCAAGCCCTACTGCCCCGAGCTCGATGTGGACGTAAACGAGCACTTTACCATTGCCGACCATGGCGACATAGACACCATACCCGGCTACATGGAAGACAGCTTTGCCGCCATAACCAGCGGGCTTACACCTTTTTTTGCCTCAAAAACCCTGCCCGTGATTCTGGGCGGCGACCACAGCATCAGCCTTGCCAATCTGCGCGCGGTGCACGCTGCCATGGGGCCGGTGGCCCTGCTGCATTTTGACGCGCACAGCGACACCATACCCGGCTATTACGGCAAGCCGTACAACCACGGCACTCCTTTTTACTGGGCCCTCAAAGAAGGTCTCATTCTGCCGCAGCACTCCACCCAGATAGGTATTCGAGGGCCGCTCTACAGCCGCAGCGCGCTCGACTGGCCGCGCCAGCAGGGCCTGCGCATCATCATGGGATACGAGGCCCACGCCATGGGCCTTGAGGCGGTGATACGCGAGACACTTGCTCGCATTGGCGACGCCCCGGTGTTTTTGAGTTTCGACATTGATTTTCTCGATGCCGCATACGCCCCCGGCACCGGCACGCCAGAGGTGGAAGGCTTTACCACGTACGAAGCCATGACGCTCGTGCGCGGCATATGCAGCAAGTGCCGCACCGTGGGCATGGATTTGGTAGAAGTGCTGCCCGACAAGGACGTGGCGGGCATTACCGCCCTTGCCGGAGCCTCTGTGGCCTTTGCCTTTATGGCAGCCAATGCGGCGTGGCGGCGCACCATGTCGGCAGCGTGA
- a CDS encoding Rne/Rng family ribonuclease, protein MTTDQDTPVAASQPATDTSSQEVSKPKRTPTTRKAKAATKPAAGKSTAKSAGSAPTQEPQEAKATPAPAATPKTSASKTATAKATSRSAGKTTKTAAAKSKKTATTTKEISTVAAEATGPASAAAADAAPSATPTAKSTAKTATSRSTSRGPAARKPKRAAAHTGDRPPPSVSTASPAAAEVAPKAAAPKTAKAPKGRSTAAKGSAKAAGAKAKTEGVAARPAAEPVAAQPSESRDADDKSAKAAGQAAQQTSKPAAAAAPADVAKAAPEKISDKPADRTPRQDATPAAPQTDSQEPRQQAEQTAETSGAPAAGDAPAGDSPRRKNRRGRRGGRGRNRKKDQSAQNTQDGDTQTSADALNGIAADGQPGALADDLDDILADDLNDDADSLDLDDDLSDTARESRPRQAPRQGKQPGKQAESGKTADGKASDTTKGKGEKGTTEAPRGKRRMFISVLPGEQVEVALAEDGQLLEYYLDMLHQRKIKGNIYKGVIHNIDTNLQAAFVSYGAGKNGFLQIDEVHPEYWLAHHEPSKGKKFPPIQKVLKAGQEVLVQVVKEPTGSKGAFLTTWLSLAGRFLVLTPGQDQIGVSRKVDDDDERARLREMMNGIDPGQGLGVIVRTVSAGTTKTTLKNDLQYLKRVWRDIRKKATEVSAPSLIYQEPGLSERAVRDYLTEDVCEIWVDNEDVAQSVRETVNLLFPRRRDLVRLHTDMRTPMWERFNLRRQLEQIYSREVLLPSGGRLVFDQTEALMAIDINSGKISGKGNFEAMAHKTNMEAADAIARHLKLRDIGGQVVIDFIEMRDKKHVLEVEKTLRTAMKNDRARHDVSRMSSFGLLELVRQRTGSSALAISLEPCPACGGTGMRRNIEWQALQALRELRRMMSVEPKEKCVYSASPELALYLLNHKRDTLREIEQDYGKCLEIMVRP, encoded by the coding sequence ATGACCACAGACCAAGACACTCCCGTGGCCGCTTCACAGCCAGCCACGGATACATCGTCGCAGGAAGTTTCCAAGCCCAAGCGCACCCCCACAACACGCAAGGCCAAAGCGGCCACCAAACCTGCTGCTGGCAAAAGTACTGCTAAATCAGCCGGTTCCGCCCCCACTCAGGAGCCGCAGGAAGCCAAAGCCACTCCGGCCCCCGCCGCTACGCCCAAAACTTCTGCCTCAAAAACTGCAACCGCCAAGGCCACAAGCCGTAGCGCGGGCAAGACCACCAAGACTGCCGCCGCCAAAAGCAAAAAAACGGCAACCACAACCAAAGAAATTTCCACTGTCGCGGCCGAGGCCACCGGCCCGGCAAGCGCTGCTGCGGCAGACGCTGCGCCTTCTGCGACGCCCACTGCCAAAAGCACCGCCAAAACGGCAACCAGCCGTTCTACGTCGCGCGGCCCCGCCGCGCGCAAACCCAAGCGCGCGGCAGCCCACACCGGTGACCGCCCGCCGCCGTCTGTCAGCACCGCCAGCCCTGCGGCGGCCGAGGTTGCACCCAAGGCCGCCGCACCCAAGACGGCAAAAGCTCCCAAGGGCCGCTCCACTGCCGCCAAGGGCAGTGCCAAAGCCGCTGGCGCCAAGGCCAAAACCGAAGGTGTAGCCGCCAGACCCGCTGCCGAGCCTGTTGCGGCTCAGCCCTCTGAAAGCAGGGACGCTGACGACAAGAGCGCAAAGGCCGCAGGCCAGGCTGCACAACAGACCAGCAAGCCTGCCGCTGCTGCAGCCCCAGCGGATGTTGCCAAGGCCGCACCCGAAAAAATTTCTGACAAACCGGCAGACCGTACTCCCCGGCAGGATGCGACTCCTGCGGCCCCGCAGACCGATTCTCAGGAGCCCCGCCAGCAAGCAGAGCAGACCGCAGAAACCTCTGGCGCGCCCGCAGCTGGCGATGCCCCTGCAGGTGATTCGCCCCGCCGTAAAAACCGCCGTGGCCGCCGTGGCGGACGCGGGCGCAACCGCAAAAAAGATCAGAGCGCGCAAAACACGCAGGATGGGGACACCCAGACCAGCGCCGATGCGCTGAACGGCATCGCCGCTGATGGACAGCCAGGTGCTCTGGCAGATGATCTGGACGATATTCTGGCAGACGATCTTAATGACGATGCCGACAGCCTTGATCTGGACGACGACCTGTCTGACACCGCGCGCGAATCGCGCCCCCGGCAGGCTCCCCGTCAGGGCAAGCAGCCCGGCAAGCAGGCAGAATCTGGCAAAACCGCAGACGGCAAAGCCTCCGACACCACCAAGGGCAAGGGCGAAAAGGGCACAACCGAGGCTCCCAGAGGCAAGCGCCGCATGTTCATCAGTGTGCTGCCCGGCGAGCAGGTGGAAGTGGCGCTGGCAGAAGATGGCCAGCTGCTGGAATACTATCTGGACATGCTGCACCAGCGCAAAATCAAGGGCAACATTTACAAGGGTGTCATCCACAACATCGACACCAACCTGCAGGCTGCCTTTGTGAGCTACGGCGCTGGCAAAAACGGATTTTTGCAGATCGACGAGGTGCACCCCGAATATTGGCTGGCGCACCACGAACCCTCCAAGGGCAAAAAATTTCCGCCCATCCAGAAAGTGCTGAAAGCCGGTCAGGAAGTGCTGGTGCAGGTGGTTAAAGAACCCACAGGCAGCAAGGGCGCTTTTTTGACCACGTGGCTTTCGCTGGCTGGCCGTTTTCTTGTGCTTACGCCTGGGCAGGACCAGATTGGCGTTTCGCGCAAGGTGGACGACGACGACGAACGCGCCCGCCTGCGCGAAATGATGAACGGCATTGATCCCGGTCAGGGCCTTGGCGTTATTGTGCGCACAGTAAGCGCCGGCACCACCAAGACCACGCTCAAGAACGACCTGCAGTACCTCAAGCGCGTATGGCGCGACATTCGCAAAAAAGCCACCGAGGTTTCCGCGCCTTCGCTCATCTATCAGGAGCCGGGCCTTTCGGAACGCGCGGTGCGCGACTACCTGACGGAAGACGTTTGCGAAATATGGGTGGACAACGAAGACGTGGCCCAGAGCGTGCGCGAAACGGTCAACCTGCTGTTTCCCCGCCGCCGCGACCTGGTGCGTCTGCACACTGACATGCGCACCCCCATGTGGGAACGCTTCAATCTGCGCCGTCAGCTGGAGCAGATATACTCGCGCGAGGTGCTGCTGCCCTCTGGCGGCCGTCTGGTGTTTGACCAGACCGAGGCGCTCATGGCCATCGACATCAACTCGGGCAAAATTTCCGGCAAGGGCAACTTTGAGGCCATGGCGCACAAAACCAATATGGAAGCCGCCGACGCCATTGCCCGCCACCTTAAGCTGCGTGATATCGGCGGGCAGGTGGTGATCGACTTCATCGAAATGCGCGACAAAAAGCATGTGCTTGAAGTGGAAAAAACCCTGCGCACAGCCATGAAAAACGACCGCGCGCGTCACGATGTTTCGCGCATGAGCTCGTTTGGCCTGCTTGAGCTGGTTCGCCAGCGCACGGGTTCGTCTGCTCTCGCCATTTCGCTCGAGCCCTGCCCCGCTTGCGGCGGCACGGGCATGCGCCGCAATATTGAGTGGCAGGCCCTGCAGGCCCTGCGCGAACTGCGCCGCATGATGAGCGTTGAGCCCAAGGAAAAATGTGTATACTCCGCCAGCCCGGAACTGGCCCTGTATCTGCTGAACCACAAGCGCGACACGCTACGCGAGATAGAGCAGGATTACGGAAAATGTCTGGAAATTATGGTTCGTCCATAA
- a CDS encoding diguanylate cyclase, translated as MTEFLRGFDAFTMAFMVTILSLSLSAVLVYTALFRRTYAGFGSMALAQVFWSAGLFLNYFRPFETIPCLYLGALLMMFYGVLLYRGLVAYGEVSSRCLLYVNYLVFAVASAVQAYYMFVDFNTCARVVTFSSCMAFFFLRIAIEPYATKKWRRHATQSVFSLFFLLLGAAFAVRAYNALHSTNCAPSGPDDMAKLLFLMATVITPILSFSIIAMTFARMEAELRRANEDLQAISETDALTNLANRRKFDLAYESEWDRALRLQQPMAVVILDVDDFKRYNDRYGHQVGDTCLRTLAQVLREHARRTMDVAARYGGEEFALILPGMTGAEAAALAEEVRRVFERVGIEHEGMGHGNVVTVSAGVAVQVPARNANRFDLLSAADAALYVAKARGKNAVALA; from the coding sequence ATGACGGAATTTTTGCGTGGTTTTGACGCCTTTACCATGGCATTTATGGTGACAATTCTTTCCCTGTCGCTGTCTGCCGTTCTTGTCTACACCGCACTTTTCAGGCGCACCTACGCTGGTTTTGGCAGCATGGCCCTGGCCCAGGTCTTTTGGTCTGCCGGGCTTTTTCTCAACTATTTTCGCCCGTTTGAAACGATACCGTGCCTGTATCTGGGCGCGTTGCTCATGATGTTTTACGGTGTGCTGCTGTACCGGGGGCTTGTAGCTTATGGCGAGGTATCGTCGCGCTGCCTTCTGTATGTAAACTACCTTGTGTTTGCAGTGGCTTCGGCGGTGCAGGCGTATTACATGTTTGTGGATTTCAATACCTGCGCGCGGGTGGTTACATTTTCATCGTGCATGGCATTTTTCTTTTTGCGTATTGCCATAGAACCTTACGCAACAAAAAAATGGAGACGACATGCAACCCAATCTGTTTTTTCCCTGTTCTTTCTTCTGCTGGGTGCGGCATTTGCAGTGCGCGCCTACAATGCCCTGCATTCCACAAACTGCGCCCCCTCCGGTCCGGACGACATGGCAAAGCTGCTGTTTCTGATGGCCACAGTGATAACGCCCATTCTGTCGTTCAGTATCATCGCAATGACCTTTGCCAGAATGGAGGCGGAGCTGCGCCGCGCCAACGAGGATCTGCAGGCCATTTCTGAAACAGATGCGCTGACAAACTTGGCCAACCGCCGCAAATTCGATCTCGCTTATGAAAGCGAGTGGGACAGGGCATTGCGTTTGCAACAGCCCATGGCCGTGGTGATTCTGGATGTGGACGACTTCAAGCGCTACAACGACAGGTACGGCCATCAGGTGGGGGACACCTGCCTGCGAACGCTGGCGCAGGTGCTGCGGGAGCACGCCCGGCGCACCATGGATGTGGCGGCCCGTTATGGTGGTGAAGAATTTGCCCTGATTTTGCCGGGCATGACCGGCGCAGAGGCGGCCGCTCTGGCTGAAGAGGTGCGGCGGGTTTTTGAAAGGGTTGGCATTGAGCACGAAGGCATGGGCCACGGCAACGTGGTGACCGTAAGCGCTGGTGTTGCCGTGCAGGTTCCTGCGCGCAATGCAAACCGTTTTGACCTGCTCAGCGCGGCAGATGCCGCCCTGTATGTCGCAAAGGCCAGGGGCAAGAACGCTGTGGCGCTTGCCTGA
- a CDS encoding EAL domain-containing protein, which yields MLTLIWSATLWDISRSQKEVQSSVEITTRTLARALSEHMMSTVKRLELAARELDESWTPSGEEMIVEATLLKKSVGDLAMQITIVDATGAVNYSTLPFAAGVSIADREHFKVHLTPPWRDIYVGKPVLGRVSGKWTIQFSSPIVRDNKLVGVTVLSVEPDYFASFFRSLGLNPLDSIDVIRSDGTLLVRSTGDALIYGHVISGTSYLREDSPLSGNFRRPSQIDGIERIFGFYKLSHYGLTFVVGSDVQKAFIPYEQIRAITLWGTSLLSILLVALAILAYDSVRRRDDANRQLELTGQVFDFTGEAICITDNNTNILAVNESFCRLTGYSQAEIIGNTPRVLASGRHGKEFYRHMWDQLLSTGWWEGEIWNRKQDGSHYLEWLNIKVVRDLRGTITNYIGVFADIKKIAVTQRRIEFLATHDELTQLPNRAVFCDRFRNALDSCPSKGCTFAVLFIDIDDFKIVNDSIGHAAGDNLLKEMAVRLTTAAGPNAVLSRFGGDEFTLLLEEADEAVAAAIAQRIIESLRQPIQVGDFEIYSGVSIGIALYPVHGSDISTLLQNADSAMYHAKEQGKNTYSFFNDDLQIKAAIQLQIESGLPRAIAENELILHYQPQVELDSGRVVGLEALVRWQHPNDGMLFPGKFIPQAEKSRLIDRLGEWVADRAAAQIAEWLSAGYSLPKVSINISPSQFLRGAALPMIERILAKYSIPPHLLAIELTESALMSDPKEAQRTLGKFRDMGLEISIDDFGTGFSSLSSLRHYPINLLKIDQSFVRDLEQAPDACAITQTVIDLARYLGISSIAEGIENEGQFTKIKMMGCNIGQGFFFSKALSPAELEQKGIITMGTATITRPT from the coding sequence TTGCTGACGCTTATCTGGTCGGCAACTCTTTGGGATATATCACGTTCTCAAAAAGAAGTTCAGTCTTCCGTTGAAATTACCACACGCACACTGGCGCGGGCTCTGAGCGAGCACATGATGTCCACGGTAAAACGGCTTGAACTCGCCGCCCGTGAGCTTGATGAGTCGTGGACTCCCTCTGGCGAAGAAATGATAGTGGAAGCCACCCTCCTTAAAAAAAGCGTCGGCGATCTCGCAATGCAGATCACCATTGTCGATGCCACTGGGGCCGTAAACTATTCAACGCTACCCTTTGCTGCCGGGGTCAGCATTGCAGACCGCGAGCACTTCAAGGTGCACCTTACCCCCCCCTGGCGTGACATTTACGTGGGCAAACCTGTTTTGGGGCGAGTTTCCGGCAAATGGACCATCCAGTTTTCAAGCCCCATTGTTCGCGACAACAAACTTGTGGGCGTCACTGTACTTTCTGTTGAACCAGACTATTTTGCCTCGTTTTTTCGCAGTCTTGGGCTGAATCCGCTCGATTCCATCGATGTGATCCGGTCAGATGGCACCCTGCTTGTACGCTCCACGGGCGACGCGCTCATCTACGGGCATGTTATCTCTGGCACATCCTACCTCAGGGAAGATTCGCCCCTCAGCGGCAACTTTCGCCGCCCTTCCCAGATAGACGGCATCGAACGAATCTTTGGCTTCTACAAGCTCAGTCACTACGGTCTGACCTTTGTGGTTGGCAGCGATGTGCAAAAAGCCTTTATACCCTACGAACAGATCCGAGCCATCACGCTGTGGGGCACATCGCTGTTATCCATCCTGCTGGTGGCACTGGCCATTCTTGCCTACGACAGTGTTCGCCGCCGCGATGATGCCAACAGGCAGCTGGAACTTACCGGCCAGGTTTTTGACTTTACGGGCGAGGCCATCTGCATAACAGACAACAATACTAATATTCTGGCGGTCAACGAATCCTTTTGCCGACTGACCGGCTATTCGCAGGCCGAAATTATCGGCAACACGCCCAGAGTGCTGGCCTCTGGCCGACACGGCAAAGAATTTTATCGGCACATGTGGGATCAACTGCTCTCTACCGGCTGGTGGGAGGGCGAGATATGGAACCGCAAACAGGATGGATCACACTACCTTGAATGGCTTAACATCAAGGTTGTGCGCGACCTGCGCGGGACAATAACCAACTATATCGGCGTGTTTGCCGACATCAAAAAAATTGCCGTTACACAGCGGCGCATAGAGTTTCTGGCTACGCACGACGAGCTCACCCAACTGCCCAACCGCGCCGTGTTCTGCGACCGCTTTCGCAATGCGCTTGATTCCTGCCCCTCAAAGGGCTGCACATTTGCTGTGCTATTTATCGACATTGACGATTTCAAAATCGTCAACGATTCCATTGGCCACGCTGCGGGCGATAATTTGCTGAAAGAAATGGCAGTTCGGCTCACAACCGCGGCTGGGCCCAATGCGGTGCTCTCGCGTTTTGGGGGCGATGAATTCACCCTGCTGCTTGAAGAGGCCGATGAGGCGGTTGCCGCAGCCATTGCGCAACGCATCATTGAGTCATTGCGCCAGCCCATTCAGGTCGGCGACTTTGAAATCTACAGCGGTGTGAGCATTGGTATTGCCCTGTACCCGGTGCACGGCAGCGACATAAGCACCCTGCTGCAAAATGCAGACAGCGCCATGTATCACGCCAAGGAACAGGGCAAGAATACATACAGCTTTTTTAACGATGACCTTCAGATCAAGGCGGCCATACAGCTGCAAATAGAGAGCGGCCTGCCCCGCGCAATCGCTGAAAACGAGCTGATTCTGCACTACCAGCCGCAGGTCGAGCTTGATTCTGGCCGGGTGGTAGGGCTTGAGGCGCTGGTGCGCTGGCAGCATCCCAATGACGGGATGCTGTTTCCCGGCAAGTTTATTCCGCAGGCGGAAAAAAGCCGCCTTATCGACAGACTGGGTGAATGGGTGGCAGACAGGGCTGCCGCACAGATAGCAGAGTGGCTCAGCGCGGGCTACAGCCTGCCCAAGGTGTCCATCAATATTTCGCCCTCGCAGTTTTTGCGGGGCGCGGCCCTGCCCATGATCGAAAGAATTCTTGCCAAATATTCCATACCGCCGCACCTGCTGGCCATTGAGCTGACCGAAAGCGCCCTTATGTCCGACCCCAAAGAAGCCCAGCGCACCCTTGGCAAGTTCAGGGACATGGGGCTTGAAATTTCCATTGATGATTTTGGTACGGGCTTTTCTTCGCTCTCGTCGCTACGCCACTACCCCATCAACCTTCTCAAGATTGACCAGTCTTTTGTGCGCGATCTGGAGCAGGCGCCTGACGCGTGCGCCATCACGCAGACGGTCATTGATCTGGCCCGATACCTCGGCATATCGTCCATAGCTGAGGGCATTGAAAACGAAGGGCAGTTTACGAAGATAAAGATGATGGGCTGCAATATTGGTCAGGGCTTCTTTTTTTCAAAAGCCCTTTCACCGGCAGAGCTGGAACAGAAAGGTATTATTACCATGGGCACGGCGACCATCACGCGGCCAACATAG
- a CDS encoding sulfite exporter TauE/SafE family protein, with protein MDIPVLMVVLAWFAGGFVSGASGIGGAMIALPVAALFIPIQDVIALSCILNLVMDGMITALHFRHCKVRALYPLFAGAIPGSIIGLFILQMVPGSMLQGITGILLLIFVLWQRKAAFSQKGGESWAKGGIAGFASGVLGSAISFDGPPVGAYGLYAGWAPRVFLGTLGVFFIIRASLTCVLQAGAGLYTPEVLRYAAYGLPATMLGTLCAFPFVKRINPEPFRKVLQGIIAVAAIMCIWRAWL; from the coding sequence ATGGATATTCCTGTTCTGATGGTGGTGCTGGCATGGTTTGCCGGTGGCTTTGTTTCTGGCGCAAGCGGCATTGGCGGTGCCATGATCGCCCTGCCCGTTGCCGCCCTGTTCATCCCCATTCAGGATGTCATCGCCCTGAGCTGCATCCTCAATCTGGTTATGGACGGCATGATTACGGCACTGCACTTTCGCCATTGCAAGGTACGAGCGCTCTATCCCCTGTTTGCAGGGGCCATTCCCGGTTCCATCATCGGACTTTTCATTCTGCAAATGGTTCCGGGTAGCATGCTGCAAGGCATTACCGGCATACTGCTGCTGATCTTTGTACTGTGGCAGCGCAAGGCCGCCTTCAGCCAGAAAGGTGGGGAATCGTGGGCCAAGGGCGGGATTGCGGGTTTTGCCTCGGGCGTGCTGGGCTCGGCCATATCTTTCGATGGCCCACCTGTGGGCGCTTATGGCCTTTATGCCGGTTGGGCCCCCAGGGTTTTTCTTGGCACACTGGGCGTATTTTTTATCATCCGCGCGTCGCTGACCTGCGTGCTGCAGGCCGGAGCGGGGCTCTATACGCCGGAAGTACTGCGCTATGCCGCATATGGCCTGCCTGCAACCATGCTGGGCACGTTGTGCGCCTTCCCTTTTGTAAAACGAATCAACCCAGAACCGTTCCGCAAGGTTTTGCAGGGTATTATTGCCGTTGCCGCCATTATGTGCATCTGGCGGGCATGGTTATAG
- a CDS encoding metallophosphoesterase, whose translation MPSADSQDYLWIAVGDIHDEPERFTKIPELSQADGIIVTGDLTITGGVKQAEMVMDTLRVHDIPVLAQIGNMDRPEVDQWLSEKGWNLHAQCRELTPEIAIFGVGASTFTPFGTPSEFPESAFAAWLEACWQKARNYPHSVLVSHNPPKDTACDIIPGGIHVGSTAVREFLEEAQPDICLCGHIHEARAMDRVGRTLVVNAGMLAQGGYVLLRSNSGQLSAELKMLED comes from the coding sequence ATGCCAAGCGCCGACTCTCAGGACTATCTCTGGATCGCCGTGGGCGACATTCACGACGAGCCCGAACGCTTCACCAAAATACCCGAACTGTCGCAGGCTGACGGCATCATCGTTACCGGCGACCTGACAATAACAGGCGGCGTAAAACAGGCCGAAATGGTCATGGATACCCTGCGCGTGCACGATATTCCCGTGCTGGCCCAGATAGGCAACATGGACAGGCCTGAGGTTGACCAGTGGTTGAGCGAAAAAGGCTGGAACCTGCACGCCCAGTGCCGCGAACTAACGCCTGAAATCGCCATCTTTGGCGTTGGGGCCTCCACCTTTACCCCCTTTGGTACACCCAGCGAATTTCCCGAATCTGCCTTTGCCGCATGGCTTGAGGCCTGCTGGCAAAAGGCCCGCAATTACCCGCACAGCGTGCTTGTTTCGCACAATCCGCCCAAGGATACGGCCTGCGATATCATTCCCGGCGGCATCCATGTGGGCTCTACGGCTGTGCGCGAATTTCTGGAAGAAGCCCAGCCCGATATCTGCCTGTGCGGTCATATTCACGAAGCCCGGGCCATGGATCGCGTGGGGCGTACCCTTGTGGTCAACGCCGGCATGCTCGCCCAGGGCGGTTACGTGCTGCTGCGCTCCAATTCGGGCCAGCTTTCTGCCGAACTGAAGATGCTCGAAGACTAG
- a CDS encoding transporter substrate-binding domain-containing protein has translation MNMLLKKFVCGAALASSLLLGANAAQADLLEDIKAKGEIVIGTEARFTPFEFMENGKIVGYSTDMLEIIMKDLPGVKVKRMDIPFQGILPGLSAKKFDYIVTSVTATKERKEHYALSVPVADATVAMLVRADSPFANSEEMSGKTVGCQTGSAQIKAIELLAEKLGGKDKIKVKEYVAFDEAYADLAAGRLDGVAQSYPNLADVIKRRPGVFKILTPPFGPKVYFTWVGRNDVDSASLVAFFNDGLRKLITSGKMAELQQKWFGFIMEIPTDLPDPVQ, from the coding sequence ATGAATATGTTGCTCAAAAAGTTCGTATGCGGTGCGGCTCTGGCCAGTTCACTTCTGCTTGGCGCCAACGCGGCTCAGGCCGATCTGCTTGAGGATATCAAGGCCAAGGGCGAAATCGTCATTGGCACCGAGGCCCGCTTTACCCCGTTTGAATTTATGGAAAACGGCAAAATCGTGGGCTACAGCACCGATATGCTTGAAATTATCATGAAGGATCTGCCCGGCGTGAAGGTCAAGCGCATGGACATTCCGTTTCAGGGCATCCTGCCCGGCCTGAGCGCCAAAAAATTTGATTACATCGTCACCTCGGTCACCGCCACCAAGGAACGCAAAGAACACTACGCCCTCAGCGTACCAGTGGCCGACGCCACAGTGGCCATGCTTGTGCGGGCAGACAGCCCCTTTGCCAATTCTGAGGAAATGAGCGGCAAAACCGTGGGTTGCCAGACCGGCTCTGCCCAGATCAAGGCCATCGAGCTGCTTGCCGAAAAGCTGGGCGGCAAGGACAAGATCAAGGTCAAGGAATACGTGGCCTTTGACGAAGCATACGCCGACCTTGCCGCTGGCCGCCTTGACGGCGTGGCACAGTCCTACCCCAACCTTGCGGACGTCATCAAACGCCGCCCCGGTGTGTTCAAAATCCTCACCCCGCCCTTCGGCCCCAAGGTCTACTTTACCTGGGTTGGTCGTAACGATGTCGACAGCGCGAGCCTTGTGGCTTTTTTCAACGATGGCCTGCGCAAGCTCATCACCAGCGGCAAGATGGCCGAGCTGCAGCAGAAGTGGTTTGGCTTCATCATGGAAATTCCCACCGATCTGCCCGACCCAGTTCAATAA